The genome window aacgtactttttttttgttttagctcATTGAAAGTGCATTTGAGTCGCCGcacgcattttatttttccaaactACTTGAAAACCGCATTTATTATGCATTtaacgttgtcgttgctgcactcgacgtcatcatcatcatcatcatcgcgaTGATGATTACCATTTGGACTTCTGGAACTCTCCCCCCTCTGGCAGTGCGAAATTTCCATATTGTTTGTCAACGCATCCAGATCCCGATTCCGATTCTGATGTCGATTCTGATCCCAAGCTCAGCGGCGACATTATCGCTGCCACTTTCCGACCGTTTCGCATGCAGTCTGCATGCAAATGTTTGCGGGGAAATGGCAGTGAGCGCGGAGTGGGCAACGTGGCTCAAGCTCACAGatatcgcagcagcagcagaagctgaagcagaaaGCCGTAGTTCAATCACATTGCACAAAAGTTCGAGGTcagttataaaaataaaattatatgcGCTTGTGTTGGTGTGAGAGTGCGAGAGTGTGTTTgcaattgtatgtgtgtatgtgtgtgtgttcgctcTCTCGTtcgcatttgttttgtattaatttttgcATGCGACAAAATGAgtttctttgtctttgtcgCGCTGGCCACAGGATCGCTTTTGCTGATTGTTGATGGGTTGGGGTTGCCTTACTGGCCTGACAAAAGCTTTTGTTCCAAGCGGACGGGCGGGCCATTCCCATCCCATTCCATTTCCCATTCCCATGCCCACAACGTAAACGCAACGCATCCCATTCCCATATTCCCATTTGTTCCATTCAAGTGGAAGTAGGCCACTGGAGTTCTGTGTAACTTGAGCGAACCACAGTAAAAAGGGGGCAACGAGGTGGAGGGGGGAATAAGCGGCCAGCGGCGAACTCGAGATGCACACGCAgttcctgctgttgctgccactgccgcCCGCCTGCAATTGTGTAATGCGAGACGAGGGCATTGACTTGAGCCTCAAGGATAATGGAAAGTTAACCCAACAAAGCATCGAGCAAAacagaacagcagcagcagtcgcagcagcagaaggCAAGCTCTCTTCTAAGCCTCGGTCCCAACTTGATCACAGACCAGCAGACGGTGTGGGGGCTGGTCAGAGGAGGAGGGGCAGCAGACTGTAGACTGAAGACCGGGAGACTTGGCAACCGGCAACCGGAATGCTGTTGAACTCAATTTTGTGTGTGGAgcttgaaatgaaatttcgaTCATTTCCACAGAATTCATGCCACAGATTTGGTTCTGGTTCTCCCTCGTTCTGCTTCTGGCTTCTGCCTCCGACTGCAGACGCGTCCCAAACTAGTTGGACAACTCGCTGGGAGTTCAAGGATCCGCGACGCGGGCAACGGGTTCATTAACTTGTTTCTGCGGCTCTTTAGCtcttttctgttgttgttgtttttgttttttttttttggctgctgcaGCATTCACAACATCCGCGGCGAGACAATAATGATCTTCACTGGAAATGGTGCCGCTCCACCTCCCGCCACCGCCGCTGCTGTTTGTGGTGACTTAATTGCCGCACCCAAAGTAGCTTAGCAAGAGAAATACACATTTCACACAGCCGGGTTTTCAGTTTCAGCCACATTTTTGACCACCTCTGataaaacagcagcaacactctAGTCGCTGATAAAGCAACTAGGCGCTGATTCACTTGCCCACTTGGACGTGACTAAGCCAACACCATGACTCAACACTCAATGGGCCAGTCGCAGTTACGTCCTCTATATCTCTGGCGATGTAATGCTCGAGGGGTCATCGAGGCCAAGGCTGTTGTTAGACAGTCACACCTCTTGGTGACTCGTCCCAGCACCGAGCGAACATCGGACGTAAAACGCAGCGCATCAAGCAAGGGCAGCATGGCGAGAAGTTCCTCATCCCGGGTGCCGATTTTATATCGTTTTATCTGCACCGCATTGCCCGCATTGAATTGATTGGCCAAGTGGCAATCGTCTAGGAGCAAAACATTGGCAGGATCATCATCGCAAACCGACACAAGTTTGGCCAGAATGCCGCTGATTTCGATGCAATGCTGTCGATAGAAACGACGCTGGAAAAACTTGCGATTGGTCTCTAAGCGATCGAGCACTTCGGATGCATAAATCTCGGTGGCCGCGGTGAAGATCATCACATTGTACCACTTGGAAACGCAGTCCAGAAAGTAATCCAAATGCGGTCGCTTAAACACAGAGACGAAGACATCTTTGTTCCGTATATAGAAACTGAAATCGGGCTTGATAGACTTATTTTTGCGCGTTCTATTTCTCCAGGGTTCTCTTTGGTATTGAAAATGCGACTTGATCAATGTGTCGTCCATATCGAGTACCAGAGTTTTGCGGCTTACTAGCTTTAATCTGCGCCTGGAGACGGGCGACAAATAATCTGTATAGTTAACTGGCGTATAGTTGATCAACTTGTTGTGAATTGTGCCCAGcttcatttgtattttattgcgTAGgttcggcaacaacaacagaatcgtagcaaataaaattgccaGTGTTGTCAGCGCATAGAAACTGAGAAAATCACTTTAGTAGAATTCAAAAATGAATGGATAAAAATATAAGTACTTACTGCTTCACGTAAAAGTCTTCCTTATATACCATGTTTTACGAGAATGAAGGATTATTTTGTTTCTATTGAAGGTATCAAACAAACTATGTGATACCTCTGATTGTTATACAAATAGTGTATTCAAAATGTTCCCAAATTTTACATTGTTATAAAAGGTAACTCTGTTTTTTTGAGTATATTGatagattttttattttcaaattcagtttTGGAACGATTTTAACTTAATATTGTGCAAAtgataattttttgttattttttaattatatgaaaAGTGTGTAATGTTTAAAAGTAGACacacaaagagaaaaaaatctaaattaaaaaaatcttaatttaaaattttttcgatcttCAAATGAACAATCTTAACAGAAGATTTTTAGGATGaaacaatatttgtattctaaatttgcattttcagaTTAAAAAGATTGCTGCGGAAATAAGGAAAAGTacttttccatttatttatttattttttcctttatttcagaaaatatgtttgtattcataaaaaatagaaaacatttatctatttattatttatttcatgtttTGATGTCTTGATGTTTTACTTATAAATAATGGAATATGTTTATGTACacatttagttgttttttattattaaattccaGAAAAGACGAatttatatctatatttattttgtttctttttctttaatttgtgAATGAGATTTGATATGACAACTTTTGTATCCTCCTGTAAGAATACTAAGTATTATTAATGAACAGCACAGCCTTGAATCTCTTTCCATCATCTTTCTCTTGTTCTTCTTTTACTGATGGAGTAACTGGAGCttattattaatgaaacgCATATAATACTTAATCCTAAAACGAGCGTAAATCAGTGTGAATCGATCAGGTCCCATAATTACATACCTATAATGAAATGAGTAgttctttttttggtattttctttttgccagATTTTGAATTCCCCCGCCTTgctctcagtgtgtgtgtgtgtgtgtatgtgtgggcgTGTGTGTTGCGGGGACAATGACAATGGAAagaaacatatatatatatgtataagcaTATAGTAAATGTGAT of Drosophila nasuta strain 15112-1781.00 chromosome 3, ASM2355853v1, whole genome shotgun sequence contains these proteins:
- the LOC132792403 gene encoding CTD nuclear envelope phosphatase 1 homolog; amino-acid sequence: MVYKEDFYVKHFYALTTLAILFATILLLLPNLRNKIQMKLGTIHNKLINYTPVNYTDYLSPVSRRRLKLVSRKTLVLDMDDTLIKSHFQYQREPWRNRTRKNKSIKPDFSFYIRNKDVFVSVFKRPHLDYFLDCVSKWYNVMIFTAATEIYASEVLDRLETNRKFFQRRFYRQHCIEISGILAKLVSVCDDDPANVLLLDDCHLANQFNAGNAVQIKRYKIGTRDEELLAMLPLLDALRFTSDVRSVLGRVTKRCDCLTTALASMTPRALHRQRYRGRNCDWPIEC